The Xanthomonas sp. DAR 34887 genome has a segment encoding these proteins:
- a CDS encoding DUF192 domain-containing protein, giving the protein MSLFRALFVLVLLALSGCASAGGEWVELAGHRYQVELAQDDATRARGLMFRDQMDADHGMLFIHDREEPQAYWMKNTKIALDILYFDSRRKLVAQQRDVPPCSAGNACPPYPSNAPARYVLELNAGQAAQLKLQDGAELRFGPGIPTAR; this is encoded by the coding sequence ATGTCCCTGTTCCGCGCCCTGTTCGTGCTCGTCCTGCTGGCCCTCAGCGGCTGCGCCAGCGCCGGCGGCGAGTGGGTGGAACTGGCCGGGCACCGTTACCAGGTCGAGCTGGCCCAGGACGATGCGACCCGCGCGCGCGGGCTGATGTTCCGCGACCAGATGGACGCCGACCACGGCATGCTGTTCATCCACGACCGCGAGGAACCGCAGGCGTACTGGATGAAGAACACCAAGATCGCGCTGGACATCCTGTACTTCGACAGCCGGCGCAAGCTGGTGGCGCAGCAGCGCGACGTGCCGCCGTGCTCGGCCGGCAACGCCTGTCCGCCCTATCCCAGCAATGCGCCGGCACGCTACGTGCTGGAACTCAATGCCGGCCAGGCCGCGCAACTCAAGCTGCAGGACGGCGCCGAACTGCGCTTCGGCCCGGGCATTCCCACCGCCCGCTGA
- a CDS encoding SirB1 family protein has product MNPTPLSGTPGLDRVALCGQSWAMADRLTLPSWNTLAALDDDALPLLATALLIARDEYPELDAEHYDTLAQNHAEHLRHEVAMIEPWPLKMAAINRHLFEELGYSGNHDEYYDPRNSYMNQVFERRLGNPISLALVQMEVARRLDIPLDGVSFPGHFLVRLPVDDGLLVMDPFNGGRPLAVEELRERARPHLGGETPDDRALLQILDPAPHRAILTRVLRNLHGVYAERDEWDRAARSADRVLKLMPDQPEALRDRGMAYLQMDYVPGARRDLSRYLQLNPEANDVLPIRERLVELSARAQRMH; this is encoded by the coding sequence CTGAACCCGACACCGCTGTCGGGAACCCCCGGACTTGATCGCGTCGCACTTTGCGGCCAGTCTTGGGCCATGGCCGATCGACTGACATTGCCGAGCTGGAATACCCTGGCCGCGCTGGACGACGATGCGCTGCCGCTGCTGGCCACCGCGCTGCTGATCGCCCGCGACGAGTATCCGGAACTGGATGCCGAGCACTACGACACGCTGGCGCAGAACCACGCCGAACACCTGCGCCACGAGGTGGCGATGATCGAGCCGTGGCCGCTGAAGATGGCCGCGATCAACCGCCACCTGTTCGAAGAACTCGGCTACAGCGGCAACCACGACGAGTACTACGACCCGCGCAACAGCTACATGAACCAGGTGTTCGAGCGCCGCCTGGGCAATCCGATCTCGCTGGCGCTGGTGCAGATGGAAGTGGCGCGGCGGCTGGACATCCCGCTCGACGGCGTGTCCTTCCCCGGGCACTTCCTGGTGCGCCTGCCGGTGGACGACGGCCTGCTGGTGATGGACCCGTTCAACGGCGGCCGCCCGCTGGCGGTGGAAGAACTGCGCGAACGCGCGCGTCCGCACCTGGGCGGGGAGACCCCGGACGACCGCGCGCTGCTGCAGATCCTGGATCCGGCGCCGCACCGCGCGATCCTGACCCGGGTGTTGCGCAACCTGCACGGCGTCTACGCCGAACGCGACGAATGGGACCGCGCCGCACGCAGCGCCGACCGCGTGCTCAAACTGATGCCCGACCAGCCCGAAGCCCTGCGCGACCGCGGCATGGCCTACCTGCAGATGGACTACGTGCCGGGCGCGCGCCGCGACCTGAGCCGCTACCTGCAACTGAATCCGGAAGCCAACGACGTGCTGCCGATCCGCGAACGCCTGGTGGAGCTTAGTGCGCGGGCGCAGCGGATGCATTGA